In the genome of Treponema pedis, one region contains:
- a CDS encoding RHS repeat domain-containing protein has product MKTSYLFKQSNYLIRTAIAGEQKQFIKIAFAVHLSAVISAERYRSDSGALKRAVLTLVYFYIIMIVHKCQQSAKRKLLLNKNSLLEVFPLTIGSGKTMPFGNRWSRYKELDKKVPQTYRVYVEETFLSCDAGDARIFSKEGNMTNKLSTTNIPGSQGNSYPKAELDYNLNYEYDPAYAHRLIHAGTRYYRYDGNGNITAEKDGPFSEEEEFIFTYNYDKESGVYSTDYGFGLDAPKETEQTNPQDLFSYRRNYMWNERNLLTKSSDKNYTVHYRYGEDRQRALKYTEEGRSETLYFNNFFTIHIPIYDKDNPQGLRVHKHIFVGNSRLVTAMTHTDNSGDNEEQKEKRYYYHSDHLGSAQFVTDWKGRQYEHIEYTPYGELWIEEVAAGIDKLPFRFTGKEMDEETGLYYYGARYLDPKYSRWLSGDPALGEYIPQAPIDDEAKKHNENLPGMGGVFNVVNLHVYHYAGNNPVKYTDPDGKSSKAYGIVYISYDIYTTQEYKKINHDPGYIVQNKYTEIETTVAYYGNNEKILNNFQTKNKMPKRLVFNCDIADLPADIQDILRETNDNIIVETEKITTTSYYIGQESTKKQEKSAETIKAIYVVNNNGEIQKVYKNEDE; this is encoded by the coding sequence ATGAAAACTAGCTATTTATTTAAACAATCCAACTATCTCATTCGGACAGCGATTGCAGGGGAGCAAAAGCAATTTATAAAAATTGCTTTTGCTGTACATCTTTCCGCAGTAATTTCTGCGGAAAGATACCGAAGCGATAGCGGAGCCCTGAAAAGAGCGGTGCTGACACTTGTGTACTTTTACATAATTATGATAGTGCACAAGTGTCAGCAGTCCGCCAAAAGAAAGTTATTATTAAATAAAAACAGCTTATTAGAGGTTTTTCCGCTTACGATAGGAAGCGGAAAAACGATGCCTTTTGGAAATAGGTGGAGCAGATACAAGGAGTTAGACAAAAAAGTACCGCAGACGTATCGGGTATACGTCGAGGAAACTTTTTTGTCGTGCGACGCAGGAGATGCCCGCATATTTTCAAAAGAAGGCAACATGACCAATAAGCTAAGCACCACAAACATACCCGGCTCCCAAGGGAACTCATACCCCAAAGCTGAACTTGACTATAACTTGAATTACGAATACGACCCGGCTTATGCTCATCGGCTAATCCATGCAGGTACCCGATACTACCGCTATGACGGTAACGGAAACATAACGGCGGAAAAAGACGGACCCTTTAGTGAAGAGGAAGAGTTTATATTTACCTATAACTATGATAAAGAAAGCGGAGTATACTCAACCGATTACGGCTTCGGTCTTGACGCCCCTAAAGAAACGGAACAGACGAACCCGCAAGATCTTTTTTCTTACAGGCGGAACTATATGTGGAATGAGCGTAACCTGTTAACCAAATCGAGCGATAAAAACTACACGGTACACTACCGCTACGGTGAAGACAGGCAGAGAGCGTTAAAGTATACTGAAGAAGGAAGAAGTGAAACGCTATACTTTAACAATTTCTTTACGATACATATTCCGATATATGATAAAGATAACCCGCAAGGGTTAAGGGTGCATAAACATATCTTTGTCGGTAACAGCCGCCTTGTAACAGCGATGACCCACACGGATAACAGTGGAGACAATGAAGAGCAAAAGGAAAAGAGATACTACTATCACAGCGACCACTTAGGAAGTGCACAATTCGTAACGGACTGGAAAGGCAGACAGTATGAGCATATAGAGTATACACCTTACGGAGAGCTATGGATAGAAGAAGTTGCTGCGGGAATTGATAAACTGCCGTTTAGGTTTACCGGCAAGGAGATGGATGAAGAAACGGGCCTGTACTATTACGGTGCGAGATACCTTGACCCGAAGTATTCGAGGTGGTTGAGTGGGGATCCGGCGCTGGGAGAGTATATACCGCAAGCTCCCATTGACGATGAAGCGAAGAAACACAACGAGAATTTACCCGGTATGGGTGGTGTGTTTAATGTTGTAAACTTGCATGTGTACCATTATGCAGGGAATAATCCGGTTAAGTATACCGATCCGGATGGGAAATCTAGTAAAGCGTATGGAATAGTTTATATATCATATGATATATATACAACGCAAGAATATAAAAAAATAAATCATGATCCAGGTTATATTGTTCAAAACAAATATACGGAAATAGAGACTACAGTTGCCTATTATGGAAATAACGAAAAAATATTAAATAATTTCCAAACAAAAAATAAGATGCCTAAGAGATTGGTATTTAATTGTGATATAGCAGATTTACCAGCGGATATTCAGGATATTTTAAGAGAAACTAATGACAATATCATTGTTGAAACAGAAAAAATTACAACGACTTCTTATTATATAGGACAAGAAAGCACAAAGAAACAAGAAAAGTCAGCTGAGACAATTAAAGCAATTTATGTTGTAAATAATAATGGAGAAATACAAAAGGTATATAAAAATGAAGATGAATAA
- a CDS encoding RHS repeat-associated core domain-containing protein: MKTSYLFKQSNYLIRTAIAGEQKQFIKIAFAVHLSAVISAERYRSDSGALKRAVLTLVYFYIIMIVHKCQQSAKRKLLLNKNSLLEVFPLTIGSGKTMPFGNRWSRYKELDKKVPQTYRVYVEETFLSCDAGDARIFSKEVIYDGLGRISYTAKEGEVYIDGTNDQTQTGWNISSTIHYDKAGRKSEEGMPFFYRGNLEQELVNKNSYEALEAFYELNDFTTIRNGTKYEYDDIDRNILTVLPDGHTQKNEYSIDTSLQITKSIDPLGNISISKKDARGNIREVRRLDKNGSLLTKAKYEYSVLGEMLRAYDAKENIVSVGYDLLGRRISLESLDAGRKEWIYDDKGRLKAETDSVLRSKASEIRYEYDGFDRITKIDYPFSEDTEYKYGEPGEKGAGQVTYKKDESGETHYSYGELNEVIKESRTINRYEAGSGKQSASFEYEADYLGRMQKMKYPDGETVSYTYDAGGQLRGVSGEKTSSKGKAEYSYVDKILYDEHAQRVYIRYGNGVETRYKYDEKRRWLDTIETENKQSQDVFQKIKYSFDPVGNVLGYTNDASTYETTQAYKYDNLYQLISVEGESKQYKGKKYFGMSPVNIAKYKQEFNFDIIGNMMNKMSTTNLSGSRGNAYKKADLDYNLDYEYDSKYAHRLIRAGNRYYRYDGNGNITAEKDGPFSEEEEFIFTYNYDKESGVYSTDYGFGLDAPKETEQTNPQDLFSYRRNYMWTYKSKTAKLFLTTYNNFLTQQARKGLNEKNLLTKSSDKNYTVHYRYGEDGQRGLKYTEEGRSETLYFNNFFTIHIPIYDKDNPQGLRVHKHIFVGNSRLVTAMTHTDNHGDNDEQKEKRYYYHSDHLGSAQFVTDWRGKQYEHIEYTPYGELWVEETAPGIDKLPFRFTGKELDEETGLYYYGARYLDPKYSRWLSGDPALNDYIPKAPINDEAKKHNENLPGMGGVFNIVNLHVYHYAGNNPIKYIDPDGRTTKVTVTNIKVSELSKEFRNAHGLLGKGEIRIVGSNGLRMVVDTYLMTVTDDKTNKKSYYEVTRHAPTVSDNKKLAFNPDESVGKYYGMLRDGGKGVGEVLELWNNKSGRDRNIRADITGDGKADYIQIHVGGVYTNLADGLEYIGGSLGCLGLNGKDKGNSGRDKFMKDIHNRLNNSGGRIEIYIQKLEK; this comes from the coding sequence ATGAAAACTAGCTATTTATTTAAACAATCCAACTATCTCATTCGGACAGCGATTGCAGGGGAGCAAAAGCAATTTATAAAAATTGCTTTTGCTGTACATCTTTCCGCAGTAATTTCTGCGGAAAGATACCGAAGCGATAGCGGAGCCCTGAAAAGAGCGGTGCTGACACTTGTGTACTTTTACATAATTATGATAGTGCACAAGTGTCAGCAGTCCGCCAAAAGAAAGTTATTATTAAATAAAAACAGCTTATTAGAGGTTTTTCCGCTTACGATAGGAAGCGGAAAAACGATGCCTTTTGGAAATAGGTGGAGCAGATACAAGGAGTTAGACAAAAAAGTACCGCAGACGTATCGGGTATACGTCGAGGAAACTTTTTTGTCGTGCGACGCAGGAGATGCCCGCATATTTTCAAAAGAAGTAATCTACGATGGCTTAGGACGCATAAGCTACACAGCAAAAGAAGGAGAAGTGTACATTGACGGAACGAATGATCAAACCCAAACAGGCTGGAACATCTCAAGTACAATACACTACGACAAGGCAGGACGCAAGAGTGAAGAAGGAATGCCATTCTTTTACAGAGGAAACTTAGAACAAGAACTGGTAAATAAAAATTCTTATGAAGCCCTTGAAGCGTTTTATGAGCTTAACGATTTTACAACGATAAGAAACGGAACAAAATATGAGTATGATGACATAGACCGAAACATATTAACGGTTTTACCAGACGGGCACACACAAAAAAACGAATACTCGATAGACACTTCGCTTCAAATAACAAAGTCAATAGACCCCTTAGGGAACATAAGCATAAGTAAAAAAGATGCAAGAGGAAACATAAGGGAAGTACGGAGGCTGGATAAAAACGGAAGTTTATTGACCAAAGCTAAATACGAATACTCCGTATTAGGAGAAATGCTTAGAGCGTATGATGCAAAAGAAAACATAGTATCTGTAGGATATGACTTACTTGGAAGAAGGATAAGTTTGGAAAGCCTTGATGCGGGAAGAAAAGAATGGATATATGATGATAAGGGAAGATTAAAGGCGGAAACGGATTCCGTATTAAGGAGTAAAGCATCTGAGATAAGATACGAATACGACGGATTTGACAGAATAACAAAAATAGATTACCCCTTCAGTGAAGACACCGAATATAAATACGGAGAGCCCGGAGAAAAAGGTGCAGGTCAAGTAACTTATAAAAAAGATGAATCGGGAGAAACGCATTATAGTTACGGGGAACTTAATGAAGTAATAAAAGAAAGCCGAACAATAAACCGCTATGAAGCCGGGAGCGGGAAACAGTCTGCAAGTTTTGAATATGAAGCGGATTACTTAGGACGAATGCAAAAGATGAAATACCCCGACGGAGAAACCGTAAGTTACACATACGATGCAGGCGGACAATTAAGAGGAGTGAGCGGAGAAAAAACTTCGTCAAAAGGAAAAGCCGAATACTCTTATGTAGATAAAATCCTTTATGACGAACACGCACAAAGGGTGTACATACGTTACGGAAACGGAGTGGAAACAAGATACAAGTACGATGAAAAGCGGCGTTGGCTTGATACAATAGAAACTGAAAACAAACAAAGTCAAGACGTTTTTCAAAAAATAAAGTACTCATTTGACCCTGTAGGAAACGTCCTCGGTTACACGAATGATGCAAGCACTTATGAGACAACTCAAGCGTACAAATACGATAACCTATATCAACTTATAAGTGTAGAAGGAGAGAGTAAACAATACAAGGGGAAAAAATACTTCGGAATGAGTCCTGTAAACATAGCAAAGTACAAACAGGAGTTTAACTTCGACATCATAGGAAATATGATGAATAAAATGAGCACGACTAATTTATCGGGAAGTAGGGGAAATGCATATAAGAAAGCCGACCTAGATTACAACCTAGATTATGAATATGACAGTAAATATGCGCACAGGTTAATAAGAGCGGGGAACAGGTATTATCGTTATGACGGTAACGGAAACATAACGGCGGAAAAAGACGGACCCTTTAGTGAAGAGGAAGAGTTTATATTTACCTATAACTATGATAAAGAAAGCGGAGTATACTCAACCGATTACGGCTTCGGTCTTGACGCCCCTAAAGAAACGGAACAGACGAACCCGCAAGATCTTTTTTCTTACAGGCGGAACTATATGTGGACTTACAAGTCAAAAACAGCGAAGCTGTTTTTGACGACGTATAATAATTTCCTTACTCAGCAAGCCCGTAAGGGCTTGAATGAAAAAAATTTACTCACCAAATCGAGCGATAAAAACTACACGGTACACTACCGCTACGGTGAAGACGGGCAGAGAGGGTTAAAGTATACTGAAGAAGGAAGAAGCGAAACGCTATACTTTAACAATTTCTTTACGATACATATTCCGATATACGACAAAGATAACCCGCAAGGGTTAAGGGTGCATAAACACATCTTTGTAGGAAACTCAAGATTAGTAACTGCAATGACACATACGGATAACCATGGAGACAATGATGAGCAAAAGGAAAAGAGATACTACTACCACAGTGACCACTTAGGAAGCGCACAGTTTGTAACGGACTGGAGAGGGAAGCAATATGAACACATTGAATATACACCGTATGGAGAACTCTGGGTAGAAGAGACTGCACCTGGAATAGATAAATTGCCCTTTAGGTTTACAGGTAAGGAACTTGACGAAGAGACGGGATTATACTATTATGGAGCTAGATACCTTGACCCGAAGTATAGTAGGTGGTTGTCGGGAGACCCTGCGTTAAATGATTATATACCAAAAGCACCCATTAATGACGAAGCAAAGAAGCATAATGAAAACCTGCCGGGTATGGGTGGGGTATTTAACATTGTAAACTTGCATGTGTACCACTATGCAGGGAATAATCCGATTAAGTATATTGACCCGGATGGAAGGACGACCAAAGTAACAGTTACAAATATTAAAGTGAGTGAACTATCTAAGGAATTCAGAAATGCACATGGATTGCTTGGTAAGGGTGAAATACGAATTGTCGGCTCCAATGGATTGAGAATGGTCGTTGATACATATTTAATGACAGTTACTGATGATAAGACAAATAAAAAATCGTATTATGAAGTGACACGTCATGCTCCGACTGTTTCTGATAATAAAAAATTGGCTTTTAATCCTGATGAATCTGTTGGAAAATATTACGGTATGTTACGTGATGGTGGAAAAGGCGTTGGTGAAGTTTTGGAACTTTGGAATAATAAATCGGGACGAGACAGAAATATACGTGCCGATATTACAGGTGATGGTAAGGCTGATTATATACAGATTCATGTCGGAGGTGTTTATACAAATTTAGCTGATGGTTTGGAATATATTGGTGGTTCTTTAGGATGTCTCGGCTTGAATGGTAAAGACAAAGGCAATTCAGGACGGGATAAATTTATGAAAGATATTCATAATCGATTAAACAACAGTGGAGGTAGAATTGAAATATATATTCAAAAATTGGAAAAATAG
- a CDS encoding sel1 repeat family protein: MKKQIEMLSPDIITQLEKEKVIIIDPDFVFVDTTKIEDMYVSNVIISDSVVNDAEKRCIISHLIRNILIQDAVIYNYDEKGNNFTMEPHIVVGDDFIYENSNAICDVIYYIVHKDYFNFYGKPGGGFDKFFSSSLLEVISADLKHLKLKLKKENAFSEAPFAEIDIKQVLASLNTKNKEKYYGHLNFTNEDLLTLKVKGLSGDDVCAYNISAYYKFFKFDANNESIWSEIGAENDFDIAQNDYARILEASNDIITEKKIRSLYWLISASENGNYDAHYKIETENLKLESSYPRLNEDIYKKGNNLLSDYEIKILIDYALRGGKKEAYRLYEYYQDYKKDETEASYWLRIGAQNKDSDCQYEYGKYLLGKDDEYSKIRGGFWIRKAIQNGNTEAKKLLKEIAENEN, from the coding sequence ATGAAAAAGCAAATTGAAATGTTATCTCCCGATATAATAACTCAATTGGAAAAAGAAAAAGTAATTATAATTGATCCGGATTTTGTTTTTGTAGATACAACAAAAATCGAAGACATGTATGTTTCCAACGTTATTATTTCGGATTCAGTTGTTAATGATGCAGAAAAAAGATGCATTATTTCACATCTAATCAGAAATATTCTTATTCAAGATGCAGTGATTTACAATTATGATGAAAAAGGAAATAACTTTACCATGGAACCTCATATCGTAGTGGGTGATGATTTTATATACGAAAATAGTAATGCTATTTGTGATGTTATTTATTATATTGTTCATAAAGATTATTTTAATTTTTATGGAAAACCGGGAGGCGGTTTTGATAAATTTTTTTCATCATCTTTGTTGGAAGTAATTTCAGCTGATTTGAAACATTTAAAATTAAAACTTAAAAAAGAAAATGCTTTTAGTGAAGCTCCCTTTGCTGAAATAGATATTAAACAAGTTCTAGCTAGTCTAAATACTAAAAATAAAGAAAAATATTATGGGCATCTTAATTTTACAAATGAAGATTTGTTAACACTTAAAGTAAAAGGATTAAGTGGTGATGATGTCTGTGCATATAATATTTCTGCTTATTATAAATTTTTTAAATTTGATGCTAATAACGAATCCATTTGGTCTGAAATTGGTGCTGAAAATGATTTTGATATTGCACAAAATGATTATGCTCGTATACTTGAAGCCTCAAACGACATTATAACAGAAAAAAAAATTCGTAGTTTGTACTGGTTAATTAGTGCTTCAGAAAATGGAAATTATGATGCTCATTATAAAATAGAAACTGAAAACTTGAAACTTGAAAGTTCTTATCCTAGACTTAACGAAGATATTTACAAAAAGGGAAACAACTTGCTTTCAGATTATGAAATCAAAATTTTAATCGACTATGCCTTACGGGGCGGCAAAAAAGAAGCTTACCGCTTGTATGAATATTATCAAGACTATAAAAAAGATGAAACCGAGGCATCATATTGGCTCAGGATAGGAGCACAAAATAAGGATTCAGATTGTCAATATGAATACGGTAAGTATTTGCTTGGGAAAGATGATGAGTACAGCAAAATAAGAGGTGGTTTTTGGATAAGAAAGGCTATTCAAAACGGAAATACAGAAGCAAAAAAACTACTAAAAGAAATAGCAGAAAATGAAAACTAG
- a CDS encoding sel1 repeat family protein, whose product MKKIYFFFCLLNTCLLFSQNTDDVFRYLKEKLGNIDDDILRYLAEEVGNIDDDDIIYVEEIERNSSCFVIKDDAELFEKEMLALQGDPRAVDELIDHYAYIQDIDNELRISKLNYWLEILIENDITPRSQYNYYTIKECYNFDNQKRRLFWLYTSAARGFELALSNVERSRKKQIVFTMANNSDYPIEELKEKQVFFYEDGALRGSGTAAYSLGKYYERINKKNAASYWCRIGAQNGNNDCMLKYAKILSNSEVEFDKLRSSFWIRKAIQNGNTEAKKLLKEIAENEN is encoded by the coding sequence ATGAAAAAAATATATTTCTTTTTTTGTTTATTAAATACGTGTTTACTTTTTTCTCAAAATACTGATGATGTTTTCAGATATTTAAAAGAAAAACTGGGAAATATTGATGATGATATTCTCAGATATTTAGCAGAAGAGGTAGGAAATATTGATGATGATGATATCATATATGTAGAAGAGATAGAGCGTAATTCCAGTTGTTTTGTTATAAAAGACGATGCGGAACTCTTTGAAAAAGAAATGCTTGCATTACAAGGAGACCCTCGTGCAGTAGATGAGTTAATTGATCATTATGCCTATATTCAGGATATCGATAATGAATTAAGAATATCAAAACTGAACTATTGGCTTGAAATTTTAATTGAAAATGATATAACACCTCGTTCGCAATATAATTACTATACTATTAAGGAATGCTATAATTTTGATAATCAAAAACGAAGACTATTTTGGTTGTATACAAGTGCGGCAAGGGGTTTTGAACTGGCACTTTCGAATGTAGAGCGTAGTAGAAAAAAACAGATAGTGTTTACTATGGCAAATAATAGTGATTATCCGATAGAAGAATTAAAAGAAAAACAGGTGTTCTTTTATGAAGACGGAGCATTGAGAGGTTCTGGAACAGCAGCCTATTCGCTTGGAAAATATTATGAACGGATAAATAAAAAAAATGCGGCTTCATATTGGTGTAGAATAGGTGCTCAAAATGGAAATAATGATTGTATGTTGAAATATGCAAAAATACTAAGCAACAGTGAAGTCGAATTTGATAAACTTCGCAGCAGTTTTTGGATAAGAAAGGCTATTCAAAACGGAAATACAGAAGCAAAAAAACTACTAAAAGAAATAGCAGAAAATGAAAACTAG